The following coding sequences lie in one Cannabis sativa cultivar Pink pepper isolate KNU-18-1 chromosome 5, ASM2916894v1, whole genome shotgun sequence genomic window:
- the LOC115717176 gene encoding protein LURP-one-related 4, giving the protein MAYKVYPRVPSLSPYLTPEREKFTIWMKSLVFQTNGCTVYNSNGQIVFRVDNYEKKCSSEVYLMDLKGKVLFTIRKKKLQAFGGWVGYRCCSNNNINDDGQLESSDMINISTEEKPWFRVTRQYCKMLMGDLACHINVGCDDKYRIVRIAGKAVGFRIVNLDGKIVAEAKQKQSSSGVVLGDDVLSLEVAPCEDHSLIMALVMVYGLIRRKM; this is encoded by the exons atggcTTATAAGGTGTATCCTAGAGttccttctctctctccctaCTTGACTCCAGAAAGAGAAAAATTCACCATATGGATGAAATCACTCGTCTTCCAAACCAATGGTTGCACAGTTTATAACTCCAATGGACAAATTGTTTTCAGAGTTGATAATTATGAGAAGAAATGCAGTAGTGAAGTGTATCTAATGGATCTTAAAGGCAAAGTTCTCTTTACCATTAGAAAAAAG AAACTACAAGCTTTTGGTGGTTGGGTTGGCTATAGATGCtgtagtaataataatattaatgatgATGGTCAGTTAGAGTCATCAGATATGATCAATATTAGTACTGAAGAAAAACCATGGTTTAGAGTTACAAGACAATATTGTAAAATGCTTATGGGAGATTTGGCTTGTCATATAAATGTTGGTTGTGATGATAAGTATAGAATAGTGAGAATAGCAGGAAAAGCAGTTGGCTTCAGAATAGTCAACCTTGATGGAAAGATTGTTGCAGAG GCTAAACAAAAGCAGTCATCTTCTGGGGTTGTGTTAGGAGATGATGTATTGTCTCTGGAAGTTGCACCTTGTGAAGATCATTCTCTTATAATGGCTCTTGTCATGGTCTATGGATTAATCCGTAGAAAaatgtag